In Rosa rugosa chromosome 4, drRosRugo1.1, whole genome shotgun sequence, the genomic stretch ATATTTATTCACAATATCAAGCTTCAATCAATTCATTTCCATTCCAAAATATACTGAATTTATACTCCAAAAAGATTAAACTTGACTTTCCATGTGGATTACAATGAAAGCAAGATGCAATTGTAAAGCAGATTTGTAATGAGTTGCATTTGCTTGATAGAGTGATTGTTGTCCGTTATCCTTGTAAACACGAAAATACTGCAACAAAtgaaagaaggacacgtgtacaaaataatataatttttattaaGAATTTGAGTGTgggttacaatctctgtagatGTTCTTTCACAAGAAtctcctctgattcgatcttcgacgttgatttgatccaagggtggtgatcacttgatcttgaatcgaACGGTTGTAGTGTAAACTTCTTGTTATGTTGACGATTGACCAAGAGCTGTAgaggcttgatcttgatcggatttaggccacgagtGGTGTCACGTGGAGAGCGTTCTTCGGCTTTGATAGGGGATGAACCGGtacgtgtgtttggtgcttgttgattctccacgagcttgatgaagaacttatAGAGGATTTACTTTGTTGACGACTTGTAGGAGGCGGTTGATCAAGGGATGCAGATGCTTGCTCTTGATCGGATTTGAACCACGAGCGATGTCACGTGGTGAGTGTTCTTTAGCTTTAATGGTGGATGAATCGGCACGTGTGCTtagtgcttgttgattctccacgagcttgatgaagaacttggcaAAAGTTTTGCTTTGTTGACGACTTGAAGGCGATGGATGATCAAGGGTTGAAGAGGCTTGATCTTGATCAGACCTGAACCACGAGAGGTGTCACGTGGCGAGTATGGCTTTGATGGCGGATGAATCGGCACGTTtgcttggtgcttgttgattttcCGCGAGTTTGACGACTTCTGAGCTTGCAAGTGATTTCCTTTGTTTGTCTGAAGTCGGTGAGGTAAagagaccggctatttggcagcttgatggttcttcacgagtTTGGGAGACTTCTGAGCTTTGAAGAGGTTTCTTCCGTCTGCTTGCGTCTGTCTGTCGTCCTCGTTTGTCCTCTcatcttgatttgagagggggtatttatagtgttgTTGCCTCCCTCAATTTGGAATGCATTGATGACATAACATTAATCACATTCcgtaaatatgtaattaaatcaATCAGTTTAAATTCGTTGATTTAATTACCTTTTATTTAAGGAATATGCCAATCAAATATGATTTGATTTAATGCTTGATTTCAAtcagaattaaacaatttaatttgattgatatttgaatttaatacttgatttcaatcagaattaaacaatttaatctgatcgatatttgtatttaatacttgatttcaatcataattaaacaatttaataCGATCGATATTtgaatttaatacttgatttcaatcagaattaaacaatttaatctgattgatatttgaatttaatacttgatttcaatcagaattaaacaatttaatctAATTAATATTTGTATTTGATGCTTGATTTTCATTGAGATCAATCAGTTTAATACGATTGATCCGCTTTAAATGCTTAACTCGAGCAATAATCAATCAGCGATAAATTGACGCTTCCACAATTGATGCTTCCGCGTCATTCAATCAATGGATCACTCGTGTTTTAACATGTGTCATCCTCAAAACTCACATAATTTTAGTGATGTACGAGCCACGTGCACCTTTTATAGGACCCATGTGCCAACTAAGCTTGTTTAGCCAAAATTTCAAAGATTGACcgatttatttaatgaattttattttcattaaatttcttgTGTCTACAATCCTATTCAAGTACATGTTAGACTCTAGCCTGTTCTAACAACTATTGAATATAATGATATCAatatccttaaaaaaaaaattaaaaaaaaaatcccaaaccTCTCTCAAGGGTTACTAAAGCATTGCTCTCATAATTGCCCATTGCATATTTAATTCGTCATTTCAACAATTAATGCGTAATTGTCATTTTCCCATCTTCATTCTAATTTAAAAGGAATATAAAACCTGAAAATTCATTTATGTATCAACAATACAAGTGAACCAACACCTATTAGACAATCTCAGCCTTTACTATTTGTaatcatcattttctttttcttttttaacaacAGAAAGTATAcaaaaaaattcttctatgcatcGGTAATACAAGTGAACCAGTACCTATTAGACAATCTTGGCCTTTATTTAATATTTGTAATCATCTTTTCTTTTAATAACACAAAAATGCAATTAATGTTATCCAGTtgttcattcattttttttttttccgatagGTGTCCATTCATACTGGTGTAATCTGGACCTGGGCTCCTATTGGTTTGGGCTTTTCAAGATGGGCCTTTGATTGGGTTCTGTCTTCTCTTTGgattcgtatttgggatccaggcGACTTCTTACAGATTTCTCTTTCTGCTATACTCTGGATTTGGAATTTTGGCTAcctaggtagaagattgctctctactcGACGTATTAATTTGTGTGGAGTGGgtaaggtcggtcacactaccggcggttaccttgatagaaggttaccctctattcaaCGTATTTAtatgcgtggaagtatggtcggcCATACTATTGGAACCGTTTTACATCGCCCGGACTCTGTCTTGGGcgtcatcaaatgcttaattgcatcccttcgtaCCTTTGTTCGGTTTTATTTCCGTTGCTTTATGGTATCTAGTATTTCCCTTATTcgtttatattttgatgtagtttctacatctttaggttgtaatttttcttatgtttattattaataaaatggttgactattattctaaaaaaaaaaaaaaaaattattggtgTAAGTGCATGTCGGTACTATTTTCTATAAAGTCTCCATTAACCAAATCAAGAAAAACCCAACCCACCCAAGACCTTACTATTCCAAGCATTCTTCACAAACCCTATAAAGTAACGTAATGAATAAATATTCTTAAATTTGTTTTTCAgacaaacaaaatgaagaaacaattaAGAAGTTCCTTCTGTAGTTCTGTTCCTACCAATCTCAACTGCTCCTACCAATCTCAACACTAAAGCAATTAAACCACAATTAATCAAACTAGATGGAAGAAGCAAACTCTTAGATTAGTAACAGGAAACATCAGAATGCCTATTTTTGTATAGCAAACCCATTTTTGTCACTttaatttatctatttatttatttttggtatAACTAATGACGCATGGTAGTTACTCAGTACTCTCTGTAAAACCAAAACGTGGATGCTTTATCTAATCGCCACGCATTCTTGACTCTGACCCAAAGCTACAAAACGTGTTGGACTCCAGCCTCAGCTATCTTAAACAAAAGGCAATTAGTTCCCTCAAGTCAAGTAGTACTGCAAATCCAGGCACCATGGACGACAGGACTGATAGAAAGCAAGCAGAGATTTCTGGTATGTCTCGCATGAAGACGGAATGCATAGCCTTCACAGTTTCGTTGCAAGAGGGTTTTCGCTATGTCAAGGCCTTCTTTGTTGGTCAGGTAACCCCCATTTCGTAGCTTTCCTGTTTTTCTTGGTTAATaacattctttttctttcttttgggtcGAATAACGTTCTCAATCTTTCTTTCATGAAGTTATAGCTGCCCACTTAGACCATGCAACTTgaggaagaaaaaaacaaaaagcagagAGATAAAATACTTGACTATTAGGAGTTTTAGGACCCAATGAAAAATGGGTGCTGATGGATTAATTGATTGGGTGGGAATATTTTCTATGTGAATCTGTAGGGAAGCATTTCACTTTGAAATCTTCTAAGATTATGAGGTCTTCATTTCTTTAAAGACTAAGTTAAATAATTGGATCTGTGGCGCAATGGTAGCGCGTCTGACTCCAGATCAGAAGGTTGCGTGTTCGATTCACGTCAGGTTCAATCCTTTTCTTTCGAAGTTACATTTTGATGTATGTTGGGTCTCTTTATGTTAGGCATGTGTTTTGATGATGTACTTGATCTCTAAATGTTAGGCATGTTCTCTGTGTTACATTGTTAATATCATTGTTTTTGGAAGCAGGTTCTCTCTATGTTAGGCATGTCTTCTGGGTTACATTGTAAATTTGGTTATTTCTGGAAGCAGGTTCTCTATTTGTTAGGCATGTTTTTCTGGGTTACATTGTTGATTTGGTCATTTTTGGAAGCAGGCCAAAAAGTTGACGGCAAGAAATGAGAAAGAAGCAGCAGAAGCAGACCTAGTAACTGCCAAAATGCAAGTTGAAGCTACTGATGCAGCCGAGGATACCAAAAACAGACTCAACAAATCAGTGTAATTCTCATTTCTCAAACACCCTGAAGCCTTCTATTGCAGTACACATTTTAATGACATTTATATTTTAAAGTTCAATGTTCTCTTTCATCTGGTTTATTACTATAATGTATATAATAGCGCATGGGTAGAAATAGAATAATCTATTTTCACACACGTCAATGTGAATTTTCACGGGTAGAATACATAAACCAACTGCTTATGGTGTTACAATGTTAAAATTTATCCTATTATTCTTAGAGAACAAATAGCTCAGGTAGAAATAGAAGTTGATGGACCTTCTAAACGGATATAGTCATACATGAGTCCCTGGAAAGGGCTGGTGCTCATTGCTTGGGTTAGAAACACTATGTTGTCTCCTTCCACAAGCAATGTGCCAGGTACGTCTATTGTATACAGCCAGTAGAGACCATGAATTCCATGTCTGCAAATTGTGTTGTCGTGTCCGATCACACCGGTCGTAAACACAGGTGAATCTGTCTTGGAATCATTTACGCGAATCTTTAAttgaaaaagaaagataaatTCAGATTAGAGCTTTAATAAGTAAGCATAAACTCCCAGCCACTTATTGTGGCCGGTTACGTAATGTGGCCTGAAAATATGGTGCCTCTAGAATTACGCACCTGTAGTTCTGCAACGTTTGCAGTAGCAAGGGCAATTCGAAGTGTGTATGTTTTGGTCTGACTGACATTGTCAAGTCGAAACTTTATTTGCCACGTAGTGCCTTGATACTTGCCATCATCCTTCTTCCTGTTTCTCAGAACAACTTGAAGTTAAGGCCATGAATGTTACAAGTTTATCAACTGACACCAAAACTTTCAAATACAAATGATGAAACTTTGACATAGTAACGACGAAGTCGGAAGAACTTGACCTGGTAACGTGAGCAAAGAACCAGTCTCTAGTATAATCACTAACACCAACTGTAAACACTAAATCCTCCTCAGGATATAAGTCTGCATATCTTTCCCATAAACCATACTGCCTAAACCTGCAATTGTAAGGAAATGAGAAGACTGGTGTGTTAACTCTGTATAAATGATTCCGTAGAGTTCATAAATATAATGGAGTTTGAGCTAACCTGTCAGGATGGTTGACATATAGCTTATTGATATACTTTGGATTAGGATCTGGGACATAAAATTCAGCAGCAGAACGATCAGGGATGCCAATTTCCCACAATGTTGGTCCACTCCTTGGTGGTTCATATACAGTATCACCAATGTCAATATCACAACCTGCTCAATACATAAGGTATTGATCAGACTAGTTGCGATTCAACTCAATATTAGTTCTTCTATTTGTTTGGAAAAGAAACGAGAGACATTACGATTAGAAAGTCCTTTAATAAGTTCCAGGAAAGAAAAGTACAAGTAGATTAATAAGTTCCAGGAAAGAAAAGTACAAGTAGATTTAAGAGAATTAAACCTGCGGTTACGTTAATGGTTTCATCATATCGATAATCTCCTATAAATCCAGGAACCCATGCATAAAGATTGTAGTTGCCCTCACGTATATCATTTATTGAGTAATAACCATTCTGATCAGCCCTAGTCCAGAACTGGTAGCCCTAATTGAAAGGAAAATGAGAATTGTCAAGCATAGTACTGATTTGTTTGAGAGAAAACGGGATTATAAGTCAGGCTAGTCATACTTGCAATCAATAATCAGTACCATGCCATAAGTCATGTAATATAGTAGTACAGTGTCTTTGAAGTTTCCCATGGATTTGTTAATTTCACTGATTGATGTGGCAAACTAATAAACTTATATGCCATATATGACACAAGAACTCATCAAGGATCCAAAATCACCATCAAATTAATCTTAGTTATGAGGAGATCATGCAGTAGGAAAAGACCAGTTTTGATCAGTACATAATTCGGCAAATGCTGAACACCATGTCATTGCACTAAAATCCGGGGCACATTGGTTGGTTTGCATGGCACAGAAACATTACGTACATTGTTCCATAAGTAGATGAAAATAAAGCTCCATAAGTAGATGAAAATAAAGCAGCTTATAACACGTTCACTAGGCAGGGGTTGAATGTGAACCTCATGGATGCAGGTAAGTCCTTCATGTCAATAAGGGAATATATGGAGTTGTAGAAATATTACTTAGATTCGTCCTATTTGGTCTGTAAATCTAAGAACAAAATTCTTAAGCCAATAGGCTCAGCAACTGCATGTTTGGCAAACCCTATTGATACCTCCGCATCTTTCCATATGTGTCTGCATATATGAAACATTTCACCTCCTCTTACCTCATCGCCCATGTAGTGCACAATAGATACCAGTGCCACACACTTGCTCAGAGGTTGAGACGGGATCATCAAAATAGTACTAATCTGACGGTATATCCTTTTATGTATGATACTAATACACAGACTACACATATACAAATTAAATATATGTGTCATCATTTCTAGTTTCCAAGTTCCAACAAATAGAAAAACCAAACTTCTCACCTGTAGAGCATATATAGACAATTTGAGATATTAATTGGAAGAGATTATATGGCGAAAAATAACTGACATTTATATTTTACTTGAGCTATAGTAATGTCTGATTGTCTACAAACTTGCTACTTACATTTAATAAGATGCTTGAAACATACTAATCAGTTCAACCGATTTTTTCCTGAAATTTTGATCCTGAAGATTCTGTTAATTCAATGTGTAGACTATTATGTCTAAATGGAGTTCAATGAATAAATTTGGAACAATATTTGTGCGAAACAATCACCAAATTATCATAGCCAAGTAACTCAATATGATACTAGTGTGTTATCAACTTGTTTCCTTTTCTCTAGtcatcccttcttcttcttttcctaaTTTGTTTGTGTGAATGAAGAGCGGCAGTGTTTGTAAACATATCAACTGTAAAACTCTATACTAACAGGATCGACCTCCTTCGGTTTAAAGATATTCCGTATTGTTTGTAAATTTGTAGTCTTTATCTAGTTTTTGAGTTGGAAAATTCAATACTAATTAGGTTCGACAACCTGCTTCGGTCTAAAGATGTGTGTGATTCCCCATTGTTGTTATACAACCTTGATGATTATTATGAACCTGCTGCAGTTTAAGCATGTCTGCATTTGATTCTTAATTTTTCATGTATACGACTTCATTGACTATCTAAATAAATGGGAACATCACAATTATGAAGCTATTATATGTATATCAATCAAGGCAATAAGAATCTCATCTTTCAAGTGTGTTATCACCTTGCAATCTCTCTGCCATGATCCAGCGTCTCCCGGAGGTGCCAAGCCCACATAAGCACCGTTGGCGAGTATATAAGTATCGCTTACGTACCTGCCAGGCATAGAATTCAGTAGCACTTCAAACAAGTTTTATCAATTAATGCAAACTTTTAAATGATATCAATTATCAAGAAGAAATAatagatatacacacacacacacacgtctATTCTGATTCATAAGCTTTGGCGTATTATTAATTATGAAGCCAGCTAGTTTAGTAATATAGGAGCTCTCTATAATCCACACAACCGATTATTTACATTCCTCTTTGCAGGTCATCATAGCCAAAATCCGGTGCATGATTGACTATTAATATAGCAATCATTGGTTTCTCGAAAGATTGTGTTCATCCATTTGTTCCAATTGTTTGATCCGAGTTGGATGAATAAACCATCTTGAATTTGCTTGAATTCTTCATTGATGATATTCGAAGAATGGCTGAACGATGATTCGGTAAAAATAATACACCCTATCAACGATtagggaaattctagtgtacttgtgggtatctcataTCCACATTTACAAaactgacaacaaatttgttgtcagagtggtaatgttgagtcctattttgtgtaatcttagttctaataatagtaattacacctcttacgacattgttacaagcttttgaacaaattcgttgtcaatgttgtaatttttgtttaactatatgtaaatagtgtaaatgaatatggtaacttttgttctcaatgttgtaattttagttcaaataattgtaattttttgttcaaatagttttaaatgagtgtatgagatacccacaagtACCATAGCTTGTCTCCAAGGATTAATGGGAAGGAAAAGTGATTTAGTTAAGTACCTATCTTGAACGCGTATTCTGCCACTAAGATTACCCCGTTGTTCTGATGGTGGAAAGTCATGAGATGCTGGAAACTCGTATGGCCAACTTTCTACTTCTGTCATCATCTAAAGTAAAGGTCCAAATTACAAACTTAACAACAAGAATGAGAAGCATATAGTTTCCATAAGTTAATAATCTTTGTCTAATGACGTTGATTCAGAAAAATTTATGAACATTTGAACCTGTGCCTTTGCATTCTCCCAGAGTGGCAACGAGTCTTTTGCATCCGGCGCCGAATTAAGATAGATAAAAATAGGGCCAAACACCTTCTTCCAAGGCTCATCTGGTTTGAGCTTTAGCACAAGGTCCTCTCCTGAATAGTGAGCACTGAGAAACATCTGAATATAGTAGCATTTTATCAATATATAAAAAATCAGGGTTGCTTATTCATTCAAGACTCTTTAACAGGCCAGATACTGAAATGCAGGCATAATTAGAATTAAAGCAAACCTTACTCAAACACTTTTATTAGGAAAACAAAACTATTTCCATTGATCAATATTCAAGGAGTACGTTCTCTAGTAGTTGAAGATGTACATTATAGATTCAATTCAAACGCTCCATGTAGTTGTGGACCAGTTCTCTATCAAACGCACTGGGTGTAGAAGAACTTACTGCAAGACAAGTTGGGCCAACATGGGAGGTGAGGTTCTGTTTAAGAGGTCCACCAGATCGGAACTCATTGCTGGGTGTTATTTGCCAGAACCCGACGGGTGGATCCATGCATATCCAACCATGCACTTGCAGATTCT encodes the following:
- the LOC133746074 gene encoding uncharacterized protein LOC133746074; the encoded protein is MDDRTDRKQAEISGMSRMKTECIAFTVSLQEGFRYVKAFFVGQAKKLTARNEKEAAEADLVTAKMQVEATDAAEDTKNRLNKSVSS
- the LOC133746073 gene encoding probable rhamnogalacturonate lyase B encodes the protein MSSQAVQLHIQDHHVIMDNGILQVTLSKPGGIVTGIQYNGINNLLEVQNTETNRGYWDLVWSEAGSVGITGTFDVIKGTKFTVIVENEEQVEISFTRNWNHKNKHVPLNIDKRFIMLRNSSGFYSYAIYEHLKEWPPFNLPQTRITFKLSQEKFRYMAIADDRQRYMPLPDDRLPDRSKALDFPEAVLLVNPIEPEFKGEVDDKYEYSCENQNLQVHGWICMDPPVGFWQITPSNEFRSGGPLKQNLTSHVGPTCLAMFLSAHYSGEDLVLKLKPDEPWKKVFGPIFIYLNSAPDAKDSLPLWENAKAQMMTEVESWPYEFPASHDFPPSEQRGNLSGRIRVQDRYVSDTYILANGAYVGLAPPGDAGSWQRDCKGYQFWTRADQNGYYSINDIREGNYNLYAWVPGFIGDYRYDETINVTAGCDIDIGDTVYEPPRSGPTLWEIGIPDRSAAEFYVPDPNPKYINKLYVNHPDRFRQYGLWERYADLYPEEDLVFTVGVSDYTRDWFFAHVTRKKDDGKYQGTTWQIKFRLDNVSQTKTYTLRIALATANVAELQIRVNDSKTDSPVFTTGVIGHDNTICRHGIHGLYWLYTIDVPGTLLVEGDNIVFLTQAMSTSPFQGLMYDYIRLEGPSTSIST